The following coding sequences lie in one Candidatus Cloacimonadota bacterium genomic window:
- a CDS encoding DUF1232 domain-containing protein: MSPQKKKVDPEKKTTKKAQQPQVVKTPKVVKKEEIIEEIIQDVPEEKFEEVKATIARDPGKKKLQFYEKLREKFASKIPQDGTLNRISDFLFLLPDFFILLCRLLMEDRVTNQTKAFILGVIAYVMLPIDIIPDFIPIVGFIDDLILVVFALDQILKHTDEQILIDNWSGKGDLLLTIRNVLDIADRAVSQRVLIKIKAFLHKIKIA, translated from the coding sequence ATGAGTCCCCAAAAGAAAAAAGTAGATCCGGAAAAGAAAACAACAAAGAAAGCACAACAACCACAAGTAGTTAAAACACCAAAGGTAGTGAAAAAAGAAGAGATAATAGAAGAGATCATTCAGGATGTTCCTGAAGAAAAGTTCGAAGAAGTAAAGGCAACTATTGCCCGAGATCCGGGTAAGAAAAAACTTCAATTTTACGAGAAGTTAAGAGAGAAATTTGCTAGTAAAATTCCCCAAGATGGTACTCTAAATCGTATCAGTGATTTTCTTTTTCTATTGCCCGATTTCTTCATTTTGCTTTGCCGGCTTTTGATGGAAGACAGAGTTACCAATCAGACTAAGGCATTTATCTTGGGAGTTATTGCCTACGTTATGTTACCGATTGATATCATTCCAGATTTTATTCCTATTGTCGGTTTCATTGACGACTTGATCTTGGTGGTCTTTGCCTTGGATCAGATATTGAAGCATACAGATGAGCAGATACTTATTGATAATTGGAGCGGCAAAGGTGATTTGTTACTTACTATTCGCAATGTCTTGGATATAGCCGATAGAGCAGTTAGTCAACGTGTTTTAATAAAGATAAAAGCTTTTCTTCATAAGATCAAAATAGCTTGA
- the rdgB gene encoding RdgB/HAM1 family non-canonical purine NTP pyrophosphatase, whose translation MEILIASRNEDKIREIRALISSLDVSILTPCDFDDLPEVVEDRDTLVGNALKKARVLSELTGLPTIADDTGLFIDALNGEPGVYSSRYAGDSCSYADNRRKVLHAMNGKDNRTARFITVAVFYIPGKEPLVSEGIVEGIITQQERGDKGFGYDSIFQITNLQKTYAEMEDEEKNLLSHRGLALRNLITKITQFLNSNNNK comes from the coding sequence ATGGAAATACTTATAGCTTCTCGTAATGAAGACAAGATCAGGGAGATTAGAGCCCTGATATCATCTCTTGATGTTTCAATATTAACGCCCTGTGATTTTGATGATCTGCCGGAAGTAGTAGAAGATCGGGATACTCTTGTCGGAAATGCTTTGAAAAAGGCACGGGTTTTGTCTGAGTTAACCGGACTACCTACGATAGCTGATGATACGGGACTTTTTATAGATGCCTTAAATGGTGAGCCGGGAGTGTATTCTTCCAGATATGCCGGAGATTCTTGTTCTTATGCTGATAATCGGCGTAAAGTTTTACATGCTATGAATGGTAAAGATAATAGAACTGCTCGGTTTATTACAGTTGCTGTTTTCTATATTCCGGGAAAAGAACCATTAGTCTCGGAAGGCATAGTCGAGGGGATTATTACGCAGCAGGAGAGAGGCGATAAGGGATTTGGTTATGATTCGATCTTTCAGATCACCAACTTACAAAAGACATATGCTGAAATGGAAGATGAAGAAAAAAACCTTCTTAGTCACAGGGGACTTGCCTTACGGAATCTAATTACTAAGATAACCCAATTCTTGAACAGTAATAATAATAAATAA